From Oceanipulchritudo coccoides, the proteins below share one genomic window:
- a CDS encoding YrbL family protein produces MDKTAQQSPDQSATLLTLKGLEPFGVGGRRKCYVHPSDPSKCVKVLRRDDKRTRRHKKSKLIPSAIRREHDNNEEERIVLERIENRIGLKMREHLPKCYGYEATDEGPGLVLDLMRDADGKISRSLRELFTAGFEPDQFRQAFDEFAAFLLENRVLTRNLHDHNLVARHLAGGAWKLYLIDGVGDPAWLPLARWSSHLGRKKVQKRISTAWPRFEAFWKSGGVSEKMRQESTWDQGLLRHR; encoded by the coding sequence ATGGACAAAACAGCCCAGCAATCCCCGGACCAATCGGCGACCCTTCTCACCCTGAAGGGCCTCGAACCGTTCGGTGTGGGCGGTCGTCGCAAATGCTATGTCCATCCTTCGGACCCGTCCAAGTGTGTGAAGGTCCTGAGGCGCGATGACAAGCGGACCCGGCGCCACAAGAAGAGCAAGTTGATCCCGTCAGCCATCCGGCGTGAACATGATAACAATGAGGAGGAACGCATTGTCCTTGAGCGAATAGAAAACCGGATCGGTCTAAAAATGCGCGAGCATTTGCCAAAATGCTACGGCTACGAAGCCACGGATGAAGGACCCGGACTGGTCCTCGACCTCATGCGGGACGCTGATGGAAAGATCAGCCGGTCCCTGCGCGAGCTCTTTACCGCGGGTTTTGAGCCGGATCAGTTCAGGCAGGCTTTTGATGAATTTGCAGCGTTCCTGTTGGAGAACAGGGTCCTGACTCGCAACCTGCATGATCATAACCTCGTCGCCCGTCACCTCGCTGGCGGGGCGTGGAAACTGTACCTGATTGACGGTGTGGGCGATCCAGCATGGCTGCCCCTCGCCCGTTGGAGCAGTCACCTCGGCAGAAAAAAGGTCCAGAAACGAATTAGCACAGCGTGGCCCCGATTCGAGGCATTCTGGAAATCCGGCGGAGTATCAGAAAAGATGCGACAGGAAAGCACTTGGGATCAGGGCTTGTTGCGCCACCGATAA
- a CDS encoding DEAD/DEAH box helicase, with amino-acid sequence MSSITFADLPLAEPIQRALREEKYTVPTPIQAQAIPAQLEGRDIIGCAQTGTGKTAAFALPILNHIAANPKGLRRGMARTLVLTPTRELAVQVGKSFNTYGRNIRLRHALVYGGVSQHPQTRALARGVDILVATPGRLLDLMDQGHIDLSGVEFLVLDEVDRMLDMGFVHDVRRIAKEMPGHRKTALFSATLSRDVERIAKDFVEDPVRITVTPDKPVVENILQEVCFVKQENKMPLLQAYLRGQGDRSGHHSTIIFCRTKYGTEKLSKQLNKHGFRSDAIHGDKSQGARQRALDGFRSGKVPILVATDVAARGIDVRSISLVVNFDLPEMADSYVHRIGRTARAEAEGNAVSFCTGNDVGLLAQIEKYIGKKIEVDVNHPFHDPQAADRSTHHSKRPFGGGGGQGGGKKFFGKRKPFGRSGRHPAPRGGGHFKHKSRGRASGR; translated from the coding sequence ATGTCATCTATTACATTCGCGGATCTGCCATTGGCAGAGCCCATTCAACGCGCATTGCGTGAAGAGAAATACACGGTTCCGACGCCTATCCAGGCGCAGGCCATCCCCGCCCAGCTTGAAGGACGCGACATCATTGGTTGCGCCCAGACAGGCACAGGTAAGACAGCGGCTTTTGCCCTGCCGATCCTGAATCATATTGCGGCCAATCCGAAGGGATTGCGACGCGGCATGGCGCGGACCCTTGTCTTGACCCCGACGCGTGAACTCGCCGTCCAGGTCGGCAAGAGCTTTAACACATACGGAAGAAACATCCGCTTGCGCCACGCGCTTGTCTATGGTGGCGTCAGCCAGCATCCCCAGACCCGAGCTCTCGCCCGGGGTGTGGATATCCTTGTTGCGACGCCCGGACGATTGCTTGACCTGATGGATCAGGGGCATATCGACCTCAGCGGAGTTGAATTCCTTGTATTGGACGAAGTTGACCGCATGCTCGATATGGGCTTTGTCCACGATGTGCGCCGTATCGCCAAGGAAATGCCGGGCCACCGAAAGACTGCCCTCTTTTCCGCCACCTTGAGCCGTGATGTGGAGCGCATCGCCAAGGACTTTGTCGAGGATCCGGTTCGCATTACTGTTACACCTGACAAGCCTGTAGTGGAAAATATCCTACAAGAGGTTTGCTTCGTGAAGCAGGAAAACAAGATGCCGCTGCTTCAGGCATATTTGCGCGGACAGGGCGATCGCTCCGGACATCACTCAACCATTATTTTCTGCCGCACGAAGTACGGAACGGAAAAACTTTCCAAGCAACTCAACAAGCACGGTTTCCGTAGCGACGCCATCCATGGCGACAAATCCCAAGGCGCTCGCCAGCGAGCACTGGACGGATTCCGTTCAGGCAAGGTTCCGATCCTTGTGGCGACAGATGTAGCCGCTCGCGGAATTGATGTACGCTCAATTTCTCTCGTGGTGAACTTCGACCTGCCGGAAATGGCAGACAGCTACGTTCATCGGATCGGGCGCACCGCACGCGCGGAAGCCGAAGGCAACGCCGTGAGTTTCTGTACCGGTAATGATGTGGGATTACTTGCCCAGATCGAAAAGTACATTGGTAAGAAGATTGAGGTGGATGTGAATCATCCTTTCCACGATCCGCAGGCAGCCGATCGCTCAACACACCACAGCAAGCGTCCATTCGGCGGTGGCGGTGGTCAAGGCGGAGGCAAGAAGTTCTTTGGCAAGAGAAAGCCATTCGGCAGAAGCGGCCGTCATCCCGCTCCTCGCGGTGGCGGGCACTTCAAGCACAAGAGCCGTGGTCGGGCATCCGGCCGTTAA
- a CDS encoding glycosyltransferase family 4 protein translates to MKIIQILPELNSGGVERGTLEIGRYLVEQGHESVVISNGGKLVKSLVEDGSRHITLPVHKKSLLSLSQVKVLRKVFEDESPDIIHVRSRLPAWITWLAWRRMDRTTRPRLVTTVHGFNSVNAYSRIMTRGELVITVSDSCRQFVLTNYPETDPSKIRVVHRGVDPGDYPNDFQPSQEWRTKWHQAYPETANKILITLPGRVTRLKGHADFIQIIQSLVSVNPRIHGIIAGGAHEKKQAYLDEIREEIKKAGLADHITITGHRSDLREVLGLSDIVLSLTTQPESFGRTTLEALCLSTPVIGYEHGGVGEILQAMFPEGRVPFGDREKLTQLIIDWLDNGFPSISNERPFTLEAMQRETLECYKELAAQSR, encoded by the coding sequence ATGAAGATCATCCAGATACTCCCCGAGCTGAATTCCGGCGGTGTTGAACGCGGCACCCTGGAAATCGGGCGTTATCTGGTGGAACAGGGGCATGAGTCGGTAGTAATTTCCAACGGGGGCAAGCTCGTCAAATCGCTTGTTGAGGACGGCTCACGCCACATCACCCTGCCCGTGCATAAGAAATCCCTTCTTTCGCTCAGCCAGGTCAAGGTGCTGAGGAAGGTATTCGAGGATGAATCCCCCGATATCATTCATGTGCGTTCCCGTTTACCTGCCTGGATCACCTGGCTGGCATGGCGACGAATGGACCGGACAACCCGCCCCCGTCTGGTCACGACCGTTCACGGATTCAACTCGGTTAACGCGTATTCAAGAATCATGACACGTGGGGAGCTGGTGATTACAGTCTCGGATAGTTGCCGGCAGTTCGTCCTGACAAACTATCCTGAAACGGATCCCTCAAAGATCCGGGTGGTCCACCGTGGTGTGGATCCGGGTGACTACCCCAACGATTTTCAGCCCTCCCAAGAGTGGAGAACCAAGTGGCATCAAGCTTATCCAGAAACGGCAAATAAAATCCTGATCACCCTACCCGGCCGGGTGACCCGGCTAAAGGGGCATGCCGATTTCATACAAATCATCCAGTCCCTTGTTTCTGTTAATCCTCGTATCCACGGGATCATTGCCGGCGGGGCGCACGAGAAGAAGCAGGCTTACCTGGATGAAATCAGGGAAGAGATCAAGAAGGCCGGCCTAGCCGACCACATTACTATCACCGGACACCGGTCAGATTTGCGGGAGGTTCTGGGATTATCGGATATCGTCCTGTCCCTCACGACCCAGCCCGAATCATTCGGCCGCACGACATTGGAAGCCCTCTGCCTTTCAACGCCCGTGATCGGCTACGAGCACGGAGGTGTCGGGGAGATACTCCAGGCAATGTTTCCGGAAGGTCGGGTCCCGTTCGGCGACAGGGAGAAGCTTACTCAGTTGATCATTGATTGGCTCGATAATGGTTTCCCTTCCATTTCCAATGAGCGTCCTTTCACACTTGAGGCCATGCAGCGGGAGACACTTGAATGCTACAAGGAATTAGCGGCCCAATCCCGCTGA
- a CDS encoding sulfotransferase family 2 domain-containing protein, with translation MIISHRHKFIFIKTHKTAGSSLEMGLGALCGPDDIISSMETNDDSGIPRNYHGTSFLGRLYAKSKFTRKLINRHSRLVEPWYYEHMPAWRIREQVGEDVWNSYYKFCFERNPWDKVVSYYLWKKHGQDKPLPEFEEYVLTKTHRLPMDGGLYCDDSGDCLVDRIYDFHNLMYEVSSLYKRLGLPFDGRLPREKTDIKLDRKPYQEYYTDKTRDKVAEVFSREIKLLNYTF, from the coding sequence ATGATTATCAGCCATCGCCATAAATTCATCTTCATCAAGACACACAAGACGGCTGGAAGCAGCTTGGAAATGGGGCTCGGCGCCCTGTGCGGCCCGGATGACATTATCAGTTCGATGGAGACAAATGATGATTCGGGAATACCACGGAACTATCACGGGACCAGTTTTCTTGGGCGCCTGTATGCAAAATCGAAGTTTACCCGGAAACTGATCAATCGACATTCAAGGCTTGTGGAACCATGGTACTACGAGCATATGCCGGCATGGAGAATTCGTGAACAGGTTGGTGAGGATGTATGGAATTCCTACTACAAATTTTGCTTTGAGAGAAATCCTTGGGACAAAGTGGTCTCCTATTATCTGTGGAAAAAGCATGGACAGGATAAACCGCTTCCGGAGTTTGAAGAATATGTGCTGACCAAGACACATCGCCTGCCCATGGATGGTGGACTGTATTGCGATGATTCGGGGGATTGTCTGGTGGACCGGATTTATGACTTTCATAATCTCATGTACGAGGTCTCGTCGCTCTACAAGCGGCTGGGGCTGCCCTTTGATGGTCGTCTTCCGCGTGAGAAGACTGATATCAAGCTGGACCGGAAACCTTACCAGGAATATTACACGGACAAGACCCGTGATAAGGTGGCGGAAGTGTTCAGTCGGGAGATCAAGCTCCTGAATTATACTTTCTAA
- a CDS encoding class I SAM-dependent methyltransferase — MRSRWSEKIKQLVRPAWYKLFNSSRTPYTCPICGYKGPFKDKFVRPEPRTIRTDSKCLGCGSTERHRLIHLVMNDLAKTENFKKKTVLHIAPEDCLGDQLKSLFGGYETADLFMKGVDHKEDLQNMSFPDATYDWVVISRVLTEPPLLEPCLNELRRILKPGGAAVVAEIFTHEKTVEFGKIINERAREIGVDLLDMLRERFTSLDLLKGDRYPAEYQLMNRIVVEGEMKDDFPEEIREPGVGFKDMIVIARV; from the coding sequence ATGAGAAGCCGTTGGTCGGAAAAAATTAAGCAGCTGGTTCGCCCGGCTTGGTACAAGTTATTCAATTCGTCACGCACCCCGTACACCTGTCCAATTTGTGGATACAAGGGGCCGTTCAAAGACAAATTTGTCCGGCCCGAACCGCGAACCATCCGGACTGATTCCAAATGTCTCGGCTGCGGTTCGACAGAACGTCATCGCCTGATTCATCTGGTCATGAACGACCTTGCGAAGACGGAAAACTTCAAGAAAAAAACTGTCCTGCACATCGCCCCGGAAGACTGCCTCGGCGATCAATTGAAGTCCTTGTTTGGTGGATACGAAACAGCTGACCTGTTCATGAAAGGGGTTGATCACAAGGAGGACCTGCAAAACATGTCCTTTCCCGATGCCACCTATGACTGGGTTGTCATCTCGCGCGTCCTGACTGAACCGCCGCTTCTGGAGCCCTGCCTGAATGAGCTCCGCCGGATTCTCAAGCCGGGCGGCGCAGCGGTCGTTGCCGAGATCTTCACACATGAAAAAACGGTTGAGTTCGGGAAGATCATCAACGAGCGGGCCCGGGAGATCGGGGTCGACCTGCTCGACATGTTGCGGGAGCGCTTTACCTCACTCGACCTGCTAAAGGGTGACCGCTATCCCGCCGAGTACCAACTGATGAACCGCATTGTTGTCGAGGGAGAGATGAAGGACGACTTTCCTGAGGAAATCCGTGAACCGGGAGTCGGCTTCAAGGACATGATTGTCATTGCCCGGGTCTAG
- a CDS encoding TonB-dependent siderophore receptor produces the protein MSKKPSPRFYPRTKNFRTFLLLVSLSLLIEKGTAYAQEEAGSDVFELDPFTVQTDDVQGYIATTAMTATKIGTAIKDTPLNVQVMTAEFLDDAAMLNFEEITSYSSSFSQDAVNGSNFNSVLNAGQRGDTTGPSNISGQGRVGVTPPNGIRLRAFPISNILRNGLPRGGNHTLKGVDRVEVVKGPVAIFFGQSQPGGAINYVTKRPVDIYQYKVKTRVGEDNLRAVELDANAPLLDSLGIRLLGSWQESDDWRQFVNFTEEYLGLVLKWDPTPWLTIVLEGEKIDRTGNSGGSPIVTNPLYHNDFFNPPDEILFLPQDSTYGRNPWNRGFGREDTLRRWQQTILRNRDNWVNARQSAFPEEGYPSVITQYFFDGVKEYENNRQSFEDAAADVYGPDANLSGPNGFTSDVGEVAYYEISVRPYSWLSLKASGNYGENSRKFRMTGVNMPYGDMTLAGTSVNTGQLESKFTNHIFDMVFRFDLFGTPQKIVTGGELRWSETVRWRNDRTWTQELTQIYREWDPRAAYYPPLDEIYPLTSREPDVIGIFEPSDASRAYNRSERLGSYVMHQGEFLNGRLHTMAGIRHENSKEKSRGVLSIDWRDLGTTSGTSQAIGFVYEVTNSVNIYASWNQNYQPNTRFSVEASDLGDFNQQDLNERQWLEDETGTGIDLGLKVEAFDGKLTGQFSYFEIEREGISRLDYQRSLQRMLDEGWTDDSFRVRYYVNGGLERAEGFETEILSTPLPGWQILLSYTYYFDANVVSDPSLADFQAEAVIGQGLPNVSKQRLSLWTNYEIQEGRLEGFSIGGGVRYASASKPFVYNWQYDITNGSYTIYDARLAYKFEALKGNFNLALNVKNVTDKLYSSGGLGFSPPRIWILSLHYSY, from the coding sequence ATGAGTAAAAAGCCCTCCCCCCGATTTTATCCCAGAACCAAAAATTTCAGGACCTTCTTACTGTTGGTCTCGCTAAGCTTACTTATAGAAAAGGGCACAGCCTACGCACAGGAGGAAGCGGGCAGCGATGTCTTCGAGCTGGATCCGTTCACCGTGCAAACCGACGATGTCCAAGGCTACATTGCAACGACAGCCATGACCGCCACGAAGATCGGCACCGCAATCAAGGATACCCCGTTGAATGTTCAGGTAATGACGGCGGAGTTCCTTGATGATGCGGCGATGCTGAACTTTGAGGAAATCACCAGCTATAGCTCTTCTTTTAGCCAGGATGCGGTCAATGGATCCAATTTCAATTCTGTGTTGAACGCTGGACAGCGGGGCGATACTACAGGTCCAAGCAACATCTCCGGACAAGGAAGGGTCGGTGTCACGCCGCCCAACGGCATTCGCCTCCGTGCCTTCCCCATATCCAATATTCTCCGCAATGGGCTGCCACGGGGAGGGAATCACACCTTGAAGGGTGTCGACCGCGTGGAAGTGGTAAAAGGTCCTGTGGCTATATTCTTCGGTCAAAGCCAGCCCGGAGGCGCCATCAATTACGTGACGAAACGGCCCGTCGACATTTACCAGTACAAGGTCAAAACCCGAGTCGGTGAAGACAATCTAAGGGCCGTTGAACTCGACGCCAACGCTCCCCTCCTTGACAGTCTGGGAATCCGCCTTCTGGGATCCTGGCAGGAATCCGATGATTGGAGGCAGTTTGTCAATTTCACTGAGGAGTATCTGGGTCTCGTGCTCAAATGGGATCCGACGCCATGGCTGACCATTGTGCTGGAAGGTGAGAAGATCGACCGAACGGGCAATTCCGGCGGCTCCCCCATTGTTACCAATCCCCTTTACCACAACGATTTTTTCAATCCCCCGGATGAAATCCTGTTTCTCCCACAAGACTCGACCTATGGACGTAATCCATGGAATCGGGGTTTCGGACGGGAAGATACTTTGCGGCGCTGGCAACAAACGATCCTCCGAAACCGTGACAATTGGGTCAATGCCCGGCAGTCTGCATTCCCTGAAGAAGGATATCCATCTGTGATCACTCAATACTTCTTCGATGGCGTGAAGGAATATGAGAATAATCGTCAGTCTTTCGAGGATGCCGCTGCCGACGTCTATGGACCCGATGCGAATCTATCGGGCCCAAACGGATTCACCAGTGATGTCGGCGAGGTGGCTTATTATGAGATCAGCGTACGCCCGTATTCCTGGTTATCGCTTAAAGCCAGCGGGAATTATGGAGAAAACAGTAGAAAGTTCAGAATGACCGGAGTAAACATGCCCTATGGGGATATGACCTTGGCCGGGACAAGCGTGAACACGGGACAACTTGAGAGTAAGTTTACCAATCACATTTTCGACATGGTATTCCGCTTCGATTTATTTGGCACGCCACAGAAAATTGTTACAGGAGGTGAGCTTCGCTGGAGCGAGACTGTACGCTGGAGAAACGACCGGACTTGGACCCAGGAGCTGACACAAATTTACCGGGAATGGGATCCCCGGGCAGCATACTATCCTCCTTTGGATGAGATTTATCCCCTCACTTCACGTGAACCCGATGTCATCGGGATATTCGAACCTTCAGACGCAAGTCGGGCGTATAATCGCTCAGAGCGACTGGGAAGCTATGTCATGCATCAGGGGGAATTCCTCAACGGACGCCTCCACACCATGGCAGGGATCCGGCATGAAAATTCCAAGGAGAAATCAAGAGGAGTCCTCTCCATCGATTGGCGCGATTTGGGCACCACGAGCGGTACGTCACAAGCAATTGGGTTTGTTTATGAAGTGACCAATTCAGTGAATATCTATGCCAGTTGGAACCAGAACTATCAACCGAATACGCGGTTTTCCGTGGAAGCAAGTGACCTCGGAGATTTCAACCAGCAGGACCTCAATGAGCGGCAATGGCTGGAAGATGAGACAGGGACTGGAATTGACCTGGGGTTAAAGGTGGAGGCTTTTGATGGCAAGTTGACCGGCCAGTTCAGCTACTTTGAGATTGAGCGTGAGGGAATATCCAGACTGGACTATCAACGATCCCTGCAACGCATGCTTGACGAGGGTTGGACGGACGATTCATTCCGAGTGAGGTATTATGTTAATGGGGGTCTTGAGAGAGCCGAGGGCTTTGAGACGGAAATTCTCTCTACACCTCTCCCCGGCTGGCAGATACTCCTGAGTTACACCTACTACTTCGATGCAAATGTTGTCTCAGACCCATCACTTGCTGATTTCCAGGCAGAGGCCGTGATCGGACAGGGACTACCCAATGTCAGCAAGCAGCGGCTGTCCCTATGGACAAACTATGAGATTCAAGAAGGAAGACTGGAGGGTTTTTCCATTGGCGGAGGAGTCCGCTATGCGAGCGCAAGCAAACCCTTTGTCTACAATTGGCAGTATGACATCACCAACGGCTCTTACACTATCTACGACGCCCGCTTAGCTTATAAATTCGAGGCACTGAAGGGGAACTTCAACTTGGCCTTGAACGTAAAGAATGTCACCGACAAGCTCTACTCCAGCGGGGGTTTGGGCTTTTCCCCTCCAAGAATCTGGATACTTTCTCTGCATTACTCATATTGA
- a CDS encoding ELM1/GtrOC1 family putative glycosyltransferase codes for MECIDVPVNRPRPKCSRPDIIIAAGHQTHWKLLRWSILHRAKSVVLMKPSLPMGLFDLCLVPEHDLKEGFSQRKNLIPTKGVLNSVRPGKKTQPPTGLILIGGVSKEYDWDGETLKKAIETVVRENPSINWLVTDSRRTQGGFLLSLDGRITKYPHKKTAHGWLPEKLASASKCWVTEDSVSMIYEALSSGAQVGLLPMSRKGKPGRVARGIEQLVESGWVSRFGQVKPVSSIQEDKAVLREADRCAELLVKQFELPEKSDKHDYQPSP; via the coding sequence CTGGAGTGTATTGATGTACCGGTAAACCGGCCCCGTCCCAAATGTAGTCGTCCCGACATTATAATCGCTGCCGGACACCAAACTCATTGGAAGTTGTTGCGTTGGTCGATACTCCACCGGGCCAAGTCGGTTGTCCTGATGAAGCCAAGCCTGCCGATGGGACTTTTTGATCTCTGCCTTGTTCCCGAGCATGACTTGAAGGAAGGCTTTTCCCAACGAAAGAACCTGATCCCAACAAAGGGTGTCCTGAATAGCGTTCGTCCGGGAAAAAAGACCCAGCCGCCCACAGGGTTGATCCTGATCGGGGGCGTTTCAAAGGAGTATGATTGGGATGGTGAAACCCTGAAGAAGGCGATTGAGACGGTAGTCCGTGAGAATCCCTCGATTAATTGGCTGGTCACGGATTCACGCCGCACACAGGGGGGATTTCTCCTCTCCCTCGACGGTCGGATTACCAAGTATCCACATAAGAAGACTGCCCACGGATGGCTTCCTGAAAAACTGGCCTCCGCATCCAAGTGTTGGGTGACCGAGGACAGTGTATCGATGATTTACGAGGCCCTCTCAAGCGGGGCCCAAGTGGGACTGTTGCCCATGTCCCGGAAAGGCAAACCTGGCCGTGTCGCCCGTGGCATTGAGCAGCTTGTCGAATCTGGATGGGTTAGCCGTTTCGGACAGGTTAAGCCCGTCTCTTCAATACAGGAGGACAAGGCTGTCTTGCGCGAGGCCGACCGTTGTGCTGAGCTACTAGTGAAACAATTCGAACTTCCTGAAAAATCCGACAAGCATGATTATCAGCCATCGCCATAA
- a CDS encoding polysaccharide deacetylase family protein produces MIQLVPVAIFVSTRLPVRESMPILFQRTVKSPQKPRVLMYHMVREHIPKARFNKMRVPPEDFVWQMKWLKEDGWQFLSTRDLFGQWGKWPEKSVAVTFDDGFEDNYRNAFPVLKELGIPFTLYLVNNRHDKDWSTNKKSHHSGGELKEEPKLSDSQVNEMLESGLLELGGHTIDHVNLLKEDTESQVEQIVGCARRLSETHHVEVPTFCYPFGLFDEESLRIVKGASYVGAFTVEESFVDPASDPFDTGRLKVSGKMSRRQFRRMLLTGKRKLFSRGRSSAGLGR; encoded by the coding sequence ATGATCCAACTTGTTCCGGTTGCCATTTTTGTGAGTACCCGCTTACCTGTTCGCGAATCAATGCCCATTTTATTCCAGAGAACTGTTAAGTCACCCCAGAAGCCACGTGTCCTGATGTACCACATGGTGAGGGAACATATTCCTAAGGCTCGCTTCAATAAGATGCGTGTGCCGCCGGAGGATTTTGTCTGGCAGATGAAATGGCTCAAGGAGGACGGATGGCAGTTTCTTTCGACTCGTGATCTTTTCGGGCAATGGGGTAAGTGGCCGGAAAAGTCGGTTGCTGTCACATTCGATGACGGTTTTGAGGACAATTACAGGAACGCCTTTCCCGTGCTCAAGGAGCTTGGCATTCCCTTCACGCTTTATCTGGTGAACAACCGCCATGACAAAGACTGGTCGACGAATAAAAAGAGCCACCATTCCGGAGGTGAATTGAAGGAGGAACCCAAGTTATCCGATTCACAGGTGAATGAGATGTTGGAATCAGGGTTGCTCGAGTTGGGTGGGCATACCATCGATCATGTGAATCTACTCAAAGAGGACACCGAGTCACAGGTGGAGCAAATTGTCGGGTGTGCACGCAGACTAAGTGAGACCCACCATGTGGAGGTGCCGACATTTTGTTATCCCTTCGGTCTGTTTGATGAGGAATCCCTTCGAATCGTCAAAGGGGCTTCCTATGTGGGAGCGTTCACCGTTGAGGAATCGTTTGTTGATCCGGCATCGGATCCTTTTGACACCGGGCGACTGAAAGTCAGCGGGAAAATGAGCCGAAGGCAATTTCGCCGGATGCTGCTCACCGGCAAGCGCAAGTTGTTTTCCCGAGGCCGGTCCTCAGCGGGATTGGGCCGCTAA